GCGGAAGCGTCAGGAATGGGTTATGCAATGAATTATTTAACCTTTGGAGAGAAGCAAGAAGACCAGGGCCAAGGTAAGCCGGAGTATTGGGTGGGCTCAGGAGGAGTGATGCTGTTCCAGGATAACCGGATGTCAAGGATTCTGAACGTTAGAGAAGGCCGGGCTCTGGCATGGGCAGCCGGCCGGTTAGCCGGTCATGCTAAATTTCCGGTATATTCAATAACCTGGGAGGATAACGGCCATGGAAAAATGAGTACCGTTTTTCTCAACAACTCAGCGGATACTACCGTTAGAATGACTTCGGACGGTCCAGTCTTTGATATCAAGGTTAAAGGCAGCGCCGGGTTAACCTTCTTGGTGGATAACCGCGGACGGAAGGCGGAGCAGCTCAGCCCTCTGCTGTTGACAAAGCTACAGGAGAAGGTAGTGATGGATATTACTGAAGCGCTCCAGTTGGTCCAGCGTTCTAAAGCAGATGTGCTGCAGCTGGGGATGCTCCTGGAATGGAACTATCCTGCGGAGTGGAAGAAGTTGAAGGACCACTGGCTGGAATATTACAGCAAGGAGGCTCTTATCAAGGTATCAGCCAAGTTTCAGATTGCAGATTTCGGATCAGAGAAGTAAGGGAGGTCAGGATTAAAGATGCGGACCACAGAGTGGCAAATGACTCGTTTCTCGGTAGTATACCTGGGTTCCCAGAGTACAATGTTCCTGATTCCGAGTCTGATCGAGTCTTCCTCTTATCAAGGGTGGATGGCACTGATTTTGGGTGGACTTCTTGCGTTAATTCCGTTGTTTTTTACCATACAGACAGGAAAATTAAAGCCTGGCACGGGCTGGGTTGATTTTGGTGGCGAAATTGTCGGACAATGGCTGCATAAGGCCGTAGTTTTTCTTTTGCTGGGCTGGTGTATCTACTATGTCTCCTATGACATCCAGAATTTTGTACTGTTCTTCGGGGGCAATTATTTACGCGGAACTCCGCCCCTTTTTATTCAGATTGTCATTGGGCTTGTTATCATGTATACGGCTCATCTGGGATTCTCGTCCATCGTGTATATGTCTGACGGAATTGCATTGATCTTCATTTTTTCGACCCTGTTTAGTGTCTATCTGTTTATCCAGAATGCCAATTTCGCCATGCTCCCCGCTTTTATCCACTATTACAATCCGCATAGCCTCTTTAAAGACTCTATTTCTGTATTGTCCTGGCTGGGAGAATGGGTAGTGTTCTTGTTCATTGCTCCGGAGCTTAAGCTCAGCAACAGAATGCTCAAGCGGTTCAGTGTAACTACGGTGATTCTGATTGTGATTATGCTGTTGGGCTGGGCCATGACTATGCTGAATTTCGGCCCGTATCTCGGAAAAGATCTGCAATATCCCTACCTCCAGCTGGTTCAAACTTCCTCAAGCGCCGATCTTATGGGCAATGCAGATCCGCTCCTGATCGGAATATGGTCGTTCTCCATGTTTATTCACAGCGCCTTTCTAATTTATGTGGCCTACAAATGCGCTTTATATCTCTGGAAGCAAAAAGCTGAAGCCTACTATATTCCGGTTATGACGTTCTGCTCCATTATCATTGCATACCTGTACTCTAAAAATGTGGCTAAATATACGCATGACTATTACGCGTTCAGTACACAGATCATTTGGCTGAATATAGAATTTATTCCTATGTATTACTACATTGTAGCTGCCATTCGGATGAAGGCGGGAAGAGGAATGAAATGACTGTCAAATCTCCCAATTCTACAATGAACACGCTTTCTGGTATGATGAAGAGAGTGTACATACCTTTTTCTGGAACAGGATGGTGTTGTTATTCATGAATCTTCAAGAAGCAACTGCTCTAATT
This region of Paenibacillus sp. FSL K6-1096 genomic DNA includes:
- a CDS encoding Ger(x)C family spore germination protein, whose protein sequence is MKLLKATLVAALLLNLTGCWSKIELDELTFIYGLFIDVGELPGTVELTISSPLPNRLMSGSQGGSGAGDGKSYSSVSKTSATLPEAAILIQQDLSRRLEVSHLKVVVVGREYAKQGIGDLLEWLKRQPEIPLGTFIVAAPGRAKEIPKLSPVFEQFPDQVLENIVKENIMYSTTLRNCILAEASGMGYAMNYLTFGEKQEDQGQGKPEYWVGSGGVMLFQDNRMSRILNVREGRALAWAAGRLAGHAKFPVYSITWEDNGHGKMSTVFLNNSADTTVRMTSDGPVFDIKVKGSAGLTFLVDNRGRKAEQLSPLLLTKLQEKVVMDITEALQLVQRSKADVLQLGMLLEWNYPAEWKKLKDHWLEYYSKEALIKVSAKFQIADFGSEK
- a CDS encoding GerAB/ArcD/ProY family transporter — translated: MALILGGLLALIPLFFTIQTGKLKPGTGWVDFGGEIVGQWLHKAVVFLLLGWCIYYVSYDIQNFVLFFGGNYLRGTPPLFIQIVIGLVIMYTAHLGFSSIVYMSDGIALIFIFSTLFSVYLFIQNANFAMLPAFIHYYNPHSLFKDSISVLSWLGEWVVFLFIAPELKLSNRMLKRFSVTTVILIVIMLLGWAMTMLNFGPYLGKDLQYPYLQLVQTSSSADLMGNADPLLIGIWSFSMFIHSAFLIYVAYKCALYLWKQKAEAYYIPVMTFCSIIIAYLYSKNVAKYTHDYYAFSTQIIWLNIEFIPMYYYIVAAIRMKAGRGMK